The following coding sequences are from one Capsicum annuum cultivar UCD-10X-F1 chromosome 3, UCD10Xv1.1, whole genome shotgun sequence window:
- the LOC107862936 gene encoding cytochrome P450 89A2, translating into MEIWFIIVVTLCIAFLLKSLFDIIIFPAKSNKKLPPGPYSLPVFGSLLWAGRSFADLEPMLRNLKAKYGPLITLNIGSRPTIFVASHSLAYQALVQQGSVFSDRPRAGPTSAVVSSNQRNISSAPYGPVWRLLRRNLTSEILHPSRIKSYSKARSWVLGVLLQQLRGAQDDSVKLIDHFQYAMFCLLVLMCFGDKLEEPQIKQIENIQRKLLVGFTRFNLLNFFPRVGKIIFKNRWKELIELRQEQESILSPLIEARRRAKEQKLEHGDEFVVAYVDTLLNLELPEEQRNFNQGEIVTLCSEFLTAGTDTTSNALQWIMANLVKNPTIQEKLYQEIASVVGEKQSKLTEEVVEEENLHKMPYLKAVILEGLRRHPPGHFVLPHMVTEDVELNGYVIPKDAMVNFMLADMALDPNVWEDPLEFKPERFLVEGSDVEGFDITGSREIKMMPFGAGRRICPASGLAMLHLEYFVANLIWHFQWKPVEGDDVDLSENLEFTVVMKNPLRARICPRINSV; encoded by the coding sequence ATGGAAATTTGGTTTATCATCGTCGTCACTCTCTGTATTGCTTTCTTGCTCAAATCCCTGTTTGATATTATCATCTTCCCAGCAAAATCCAACAAGAAACTCCCGCCGGGACCCTACAGTTTACCCGTGTTCGGTAGTTTATTATGGGCGGGAAGATCCTTCGCGGACTTGGAACCCATGCTCCGTAACCTTAAAGCTAAGTATGGTCCACTCATTACCCTCAATATTGGGTCTCGTCCCACCATATTCGTAGCTAGTCACTCTTTAGCCTACCAAGCTTTGGTCCAACAAGGGTCTGTTTTCTCTGACCGGCCAAGGGCTGGGCCCACCAGTGCTGTCGTTAGTAGTAATCAGCGCAATATCAGCTCCGCTCCTTATGGCCCAGTATGGAGGCTTCTCCGTCGAAACCTGACTTCAGAAATACTCCACCCTTCTCGCATCAAGTCCTATTCCAAAGCAAGATCATGGGTATTGGGTGTCCTCCTTCAACAGCTTCGCGGCGCACAAGATGATTCCGTGAAGTTAATTGATCATTTTCAGTATGCTATGTTCTGTTTGcttgttttgatgtgttttggGGACAAACTTGAGGAGCCTCAGATCAAACAAATTGAAAATATACAGCGGAAATTGCTCGTGGGTTTTACAAGATTCAATTTACTTAATTTCTTTCCTAgagttggaaaaataatttttaagaatcGCTGGAAGGAACTCATTGAACTACGACAAGAGCAGGAGAGTATCTTGAGTCCTCTGATTGAAGCACGACGCAGGGCCAAGGAACAAAAGCTCGAGCACGGTGATGAATTTGTGGTGGCTTATGTGGACACTCTGTTGAATTTGGAGTTGCCAGAGGAACAGAGAAACTTCAATCAGGGAGAAATCGTAACCCTCTGCAGTGAATTCCTAACCGCCGGAACTGACACGACGTCCAATGCCTTACAGTGGATTATGGCCAACTTGGTCAAAAATCCTACCATTCAGGAGAAGCTATACCAAGAAATTGCTAGTGTAGTGGGAGAAAAACAGAGTAAATTGACAGAAGAAGTGGTGGAGGAGGAAAATTTGCACAAAATGCCCTACTTGAAAGCGGTGATATTGGAAGGTCTTAGGCGGCACCCACCTGGTCACTTTGTCCTACCACACATGGTAACAGAGGACGTGGAACTGAATGGCTACGTCATCCCAAAGGATGCCATGGTCAATTTCATGCTTGCGGACATGGCCTTAGACCCAAATGTGTGGGAGGATCCCTTGGAGTTTAAGCCAGAGAGGTTCTTAGTGGAAGGATCAGATGTCGAAGGGTTTGATATAACAGGAAGTAGAGAGATCAAGATGATGCCATTCGGCGCAGGGAGGAGAATATGTCCTGCCTCTGGGTTGGCTATGCTTCACTTGGAATACTTTGTGGCTAATTTGATTTGGCATTTTCAATGGAAGCCTGTGGAAGGAGATGATGTTGATCTCTCGGAGAATCTAGAATTCACTGTTGTTATGAAGAATCCACTACGAGCTCGTATCTGCCCCAGAATTAACTCGGTTTGA